The following nucleotide sequence is from Poecile atricapillus isolate bPoeAtr1 chromosome 39 unlocalized genomic scaffold, bPoeAtr1.hap1 SUPER_39_unloc_1, whole genome shotgun sequence.
gtttttttgggttttttgggggtttttgggggacAGGCCTCGCTTCGGGGATCTCAGTGAGGGTAACACAGGGACCCCCCAATCCCTCCCCGCgctttccccattcccagagccccctcccctccctctccagcctttcccagcttctttttcccccattttttaccatttttcccttttctctgagGGCTCCCTCACGCGCGCTCCGTTTGAACCGCCCGGCGCCGCTCTGCGCATGCGCAACCCCCCCCGCGCCGCTCCCCTCATTGgttcttccctccctctcccccccccTTACCCTCAGCGATGGTTCCGCCCTCCCTCTGTGTCACCCTCATCCGGttccccccccagccccgcggTGCCGCCGCTTTGGTTCCGGCGGTCCCGGGTTCCGCGAACGGAGCCTCTCCGGtgatggcggcggcggcggcggcggcggcggcgggaggggcgAGCCGCGGGCTCTGGGGGCGCCTGGGGGACACCCGGCTCGGTGAGGGAGGGTCCCGGGGCTCTCAGGGCCACGGGGAGTTCGGGGGAAGGAGCGGGGCCTTGTGGGGTGCGGGGAGCTGCGATTCGGGGCCttgggggggctctgaggggattgggggggtctgggggggtttggggggttttgggggggttttggggggcttgggggggtctgggggcccccaaaccctcctggttTTGTGGGGGGTCCCCAATTTCTACCAAAAGGGGGGTCAGGGGTGCCGCTTGACCCtgagaggggtttgggggggttttgggggggttttggggggttttggggggttttggggggcttgggggggtccccataatccagaggggtttgggggggtccccataatccagagggatttgggggggtccccataACCCAGAGGGGTCTGAGGGGGGGGGTCCCCATAatccagaggggtttgggggggtccccataATCCAGAGGGGTCTGAGGGGGGGTCCCCATAatccagaggggtttgggggggtccccataatccagaggggtttgggggggtccccataatccagaggggtttgggggggtccccataatccagaggggtttgggggggggtccccataatccagaggggtttgggggggtccccataatccagaggggtttggggggggggtccccataatccagaggggtctgggggggtccccataatccagaggggtttgggggggtccccataacccagaggggtctgggggggtccccataatccagagggatttgggggtgtccccataatccagaggggtttggggggggggtccccataatccagaggggtttggggggggggtccccataatccagaggggtttggggggtccccatAATCCAGAGAGGTCTGAGGGGGTCCCCATAAtccagaggggtctgggggggggtccccataacccagaggggtttgggggggtccccataatccagaggggtttgggggggtccccataatccagaggggtctgggggggtccccataatccagaggggtttgggggggtccccataatccagaggggtctgggggggggtccccataACCCCGGGGAGTGACCCCACCTCCCGGGGGtctcccccttttcctggggtctccccctttcccctggggtctttccctttccccaggggtctccccctcctccccgggggtctccccccttttcccgggactctccccctcctcctggGGGTCTCCCCTgacccccctcccctccctttcccgggggtctccccctcctcccggGGGTCTCTCCCCCCTTTCCCCGAGGgtctccccctcctcccggGGGTCTCTCCCCCCTTTTCCCGGTGCTCTCCCCACCCCCGGGGGTCTCCCCTGACCCCCCCGTTGCCCCTCCCTTTCCCCGGGGgtctctccccctcctcccggGGGTCTCTCCCCCCTTTCCCCGGGGGTCTCCCCCCTCTTTCCCCGAGGgtctccccctcctcccggGGGTCTCTCCCCCCTTTTCCCGGGGGTCTCTCCCCCCTTTCCCCGGTGCTCTGCCCCTTTCCCCGAGGgtctccccctcctcccggGGGTCTCCCCCCTTTCCCCGGGGGTCTCCCCTGACCCTCCCCCGTTTCCCCTCCCTCAGGCCGCTGGTTCCGGGCTCTTCTCCAGGACTATTCCAGCTCTCTCCGCGAAGCCGCAGCCGGTGCCCGGCGCCGCCCGCTGCTCTCGGCGGCAACTCTGGGGCTCCTGGGGCTCGGTGCCGGTCTGGCCACCTCCGTCCCGGACCGGGAATCCCTGGAGAGCGCGGCCGTGGCGGCAGCGACAGCGCTGGGGAAACTCCCGGAGACTTCCCGGAGCCCCCGAGCCGAACGCCACGTCCTGAGGCTGCTGAAGCTGCGGGAGCGGGGGCGGCTCCGCGTCCTCAACCTGGGGGTCGTGGCCGTGGCCGGGGCCGACCCCCACGGCCGGGACCCCGCCCTGTACTCGGCGCGGTGCCCGCACCTCCGGCCGCGGCTGTGGCAGCTCGGGGCGCCGCTGGATCTGGGCTTTTTGGGGCGCTggtggctgctggaggaggcGCTGAGGGACAGCGACATCAACGAGGAGGAGTTCGGGCACCTCCCGGAGCGGCTGCGGCGCCTGGAGCCCCGGGAGCTGCGATCCGAGAGGAACGAGAGGCTCCACCGGGAGAGGCTGCGGGCGGTGGTGCTGAGCgaggaggagatgagggaaTGAGGGGCTGGGATCCTCTGGGGATACTCTGGGGATACTCTGGGGATCCTCTGGGGATCCTCAGGGGATGCTCATGGGATGCTCATGGGATCCTCCGGGGCTGAGAGGGATGGGATCCTCACGGGATCCTCACGGGATGCTCACAGGATCCTTGGGATCCTCTGGGGATCCTCAGGGGATCCTCTGGGGATCCTCTGGGGTACTCAGGGGATCCTCTGGGGATGCTCACAGGATCCTCACTGGATGCTCCAGGGCTGAGATGGATGGGGTCCTCTGGGATCCTCAGGGGATCCTCAGAGGATGCTCACGGGATCCTCTGGGACTGAGAGGGATGGGATCCTCACGGGATGCTCAGGGGATCCTCAGAGGATGCTCAtgggatgctctggggctgAGATGGATGGGATCCTCACAGGATCCTCAGGGGATCCTCACAGGATGCTCAGGAGATCCTCCGGGGCTGAGATGGATGGGATCCTCACGGGATGCTCAGGGGATCCTCAGAGGATGCtcaggggatgctctggggctgAGATGGATGGGGTCTGGGATCCTCACAGGATGCTCACAGGATCCTCTGGGGATGCTCACGGGATCCTCAGGGGATCCTCAGGGGATCCTCTGGGGCTGAGAGGGATGGGATCCTCTGGGGATCCTCAGAGGATGCtcaggggatgctctggggctgagatggatgggatctgggataCTCAGGGGATGCTCACAGGATCCCCTGGGGATCCTCCAGGAATCCTCCGGGGCTGAGAGGGATGGGATCCTCACAGGATCCTCAGGGGATCCTCAGGGGGTCCCAACCCGGGGCTCGTGGCCGTGGCCGGGGCCGACCCCCACGGCCGGGACCCCGCCCTGTACTCGGCGCGGTGCCCGCACCTCCGGCCGCGGCTGTGGCAGCTCGGGGCGCCGCTGGATCTGGGCTTTTTGGGGCGCTggtggctgctggaggaggcGCTGAGGGACAGCGACATCAACGAGGAGGAGTTCGGGCACCTCCCGGAGCGGCTGCGGCGCCTGGAGCCCCGGGAGCTGCGATCCGAGAGGAACGAGAGGCTCCACCGGGAGAGGCTGCGGGCGGTGGTGCTGAGCgaggaggagatgagggaaTGAGGGGCTGGGATCCTCTGGGGATACTCTGGGGATACTCTGGGGATCCTCTGGGGATCCTCTGGGGCTGAGAGGGATGGGATCCTCACAGGATGCTCACAGGATCCTCTGGGGATGCTCATGGGATcctctggggatgctctggggataCTCTGGGGATCCTCTGGGGATCCTCTGGGGATCCTCTGGGGCTGAGATGGATGGGATGCTCATGGGATCCTCAGGGGATGCTCCGGGGTTGAGagggatgggatctgggatcctCACAGGATGCTCACAGGATCCTCTGGGGATGCTCACAGGATCCTCTGGGGCTGAGATGGATGGGATCCTCACAGGATGCTCATGGGATCCTCAGGGGATGCTCCGGGGCTGAGATGGATGGGATCCTCAGGGGATCCTCCTGGCACCCTCCTGGGACCGTCTGGGGCTGAGACAGACAGGATCCTTCCCGGGATCCTCCTGGGACCCTCCGTGGATCTTCCTGGGACCCTCCGTGAATCTTCCTGGGACCCTCCGTGGATCCTCCCAGGACCCTCCGTGGATCCTCCCAGGACCCTCCGTGGCTGAGCTGGCCAGGATCCGCCCGGGACCTTCCACAGATCCTCCCTGGACCCTCCGTGGATCCTCCCGGGAttgtccccagctcctctgcagctgaTCTAGCCGGGATTCTCCCGGGATCCTTCCTGGACCCTCTGTGGATCCTCCCCGGGACCCTCCCTGGATCCTCCCCggctcctctgcagctgagcCGGCCGGGAttctcccgggatcctcccTGGACCTTCCACAGATCCTCCCTGGACCCTCCGTGGATCCTCCCGGGAttgtccccagctcctctgcagctgagcCGGCCGGGAttctcccgggatcctcccTGGACCTTCCACAGATCCTCCCTGGACCCTCCGTGGATCCTCCCGGGAttgtccccagctcctctgcagctgagccagccgGGATTCTCCCGGGATCCTTCCTGGACCCTCCGTGGATCCTCCCGGGATCGTCCCCAGCTCCTCCGTGCCTGAGCCGGCCGGGATCCTTCCCGGACCCTTCCCGGACCGTCCTTGGATCCTCCCGGGACCCTTCGTGCCTGAGCCGGCCGGGATCCTTCCCGGACCCTCCCTGGACCTTCCACGGATCCTCCCCGGTTCCTCCCCGGTTCCTCCCCGGCTCCTCCCCGGTTCCTCCCCGGCTCCTCCCCGCTTTCTCCCGGCTTTTCCCGGCTCCTGCCCCGCGGGttctcccgggatcctcccGGTTCCTCTCCGGGTTCTCCCGGGATTCTCCCGGCTCCTTCCCCGCGGATCCTCCCGGGATCCTCCCTGGCTCTTCCCCGGTTTCtcccggtttttcccggttTCTCCCCCGGTTTCTCCCCCGGTTTCTCCCCCGGTTTCTCCCTGCTTTCTCCTGGGTCCTTTCCCGGTTTCTCCCCGGTTTCTCCCGCATCCTCCCCGGCTCCTCCCCGGTTTCTCCCGGTTtctcccagctcctttcccGCTTTCTCCTGGGTCCTTTCCCGGTTTCTCCCCCGGTTTCTCCCGGGATTCTCCCCAGATCCTCCCCGGTTTCTCCCGGATCCTTTCCCGGTTTCTCCCCCGGTTTCTCCTGGGATTCTCCCCAGATCCTCCCCGGTTTCTCCCGGCTCCTGCCCCGCGGAACCTCCCGGGATCCTCCCGGGTCCTTTCCCGGCTCCTCCCCGGTTTCTCCCGGTTTCTCCTGCATCCTCCCCGGTTTCTCCCCGGCTCCTCCCCGGTTTCTCCCGGGATTCTCCCGGATCCTCCCCGGTTTCTCCCCTGTTTCTCCCGGCTCCTTTCCCGGTTTCTCCCCGGTTTCTCCCGGTTTCTCCCCGGTTTCTCCCGGCTCCTTTCCCGGTTTCTCCCGGCtcctttcctggtttttcccgGTTTCTCCCGGTTTCTCCCGGGTCCTTTCCCGGTTTCTCCCCGGTTTCTCCCGGCTCCTTTCCCGGTTTCTCCCCGGTTTCTCCCGGCTCCTTTCCCGGTTCCTCCCGGTTTCTCCCGGCTCCTCCTCTCGGGTTCTTTTTGTGAGGAAAACTCTCTTTGTTCATCTCAGCCCCGCCCGTTCCCAGCTCGGAATAAACTCGAGATTTGTGACTCGGAGTTTCTCAATTTACTGAATTTATcccgaaaaaaaaaaataattccccaAAACCGGGGCTGGGAGCGAGCGGAGACAGAGCCGGGGGTGGAATTTCGGAGGTGGGAATTTGGATGTGGAATTTCGGAtgcgggattttgggggtgggaattttggaggtGGAATTTCGGAtgcgggattttgggggtgggaaTTTTGGATGTGGAATTTCGGATGCGGGATTTTGGGTCTGAATTTTGGAGGTGGAAATTTGGATGCGGGATTTCAGAGGTGGAATGTCAGGTGTGGAATTTCGGATGTGGAATTTCGGGTGTGGAAATTTGGATGCGGGATTTTGGAGGTGGGAATTTCGGGTCTGGGAATTTCGGGGGTGGAATTTCGGATGCGGGAATTCAGAAGTGGAATTTTGGAGGTGGAAATTTGGATGTGGAATTTCGGAGGTGGAATTTCGGATGCGGGATTTTGGTTCTGGAATTTCGGATGCGGGATTTTGGAGGTGGGAATTTCGGGTGTGGGAATTTCGGGGGTGGAATTTCGGATGCGGGAATTCAGAAGTGGAATTTCGGGGGTGGAAATTTGGATGCAGGATTTTGGTTCTGGAATTTCGGGTGTGGAATTTCGGATGCGGGATTTAGGAGGTGGAATTTCAGAGGTGGGAATTTGGATGCGGGATTTCAGGGGTGGAATTCCGGGTGCGGGATTTTGGTTCTGGAATTTCGGATGCGGGAATTCAGAGGTGGAATTTTGGAGGTGGAATTTCGGGTGGGGAATTTCGGAtgcgggattttgggggtgggaaTTTTGGATGTGGAATTTCGgatgtgggattttgggggtgggaaTTTTGGATGTGGAATTTCGGATGTGGGATTTTGGGTCTGAATTTTGGAGGTGGAAATTTGGATGCGGGATTTCGGAGGTGGAATTTCGGATGTGGAATGTCGGGTGTGGGAATTTCGAGCGTGGAATTTCGGATGTGGAATGTCGGGTGTGGAATTTCGGAGGTGGAAATTTGGATGCGGGATTTTGGAGGTGGGAATTTCGGGTGTGGGAATTTCGGAGGTGGAATTTCGGATGCGGGAATTCAGAAGTGGAATTTTGGAGGTGGAAATTTGGAtgcgggattttggggatggaaTTTCGGAtgcgggattttgggggtggaaTTTCGGATGCGGGATTTTGGGTTTGGAAATTTGGATGTGGAATTTCGGAGGTGGGAATTTGGGtgcgggattttgggggtggaaATTTGGATGAGGAAATTCGGAGGTGGAATTTTGGAGGTGGGAATTTGGATGCGGGATTTCAGGGGTGGAATTCCGGGTGCGGGATTTTGGTTCTGGAATTTCGGATGCGGGAATTCAGAGGTGGAATTTTGGAGGTGGAAATTTCGGGTGGGGAATTTCGGAtgcgggattttgggggtgggaaTTTTGGATGTGGAATTTCGGATGCGGGATTTTGGGTCTGAATTTTGGAGGTGGAAATTTGGATGCGGGATTTCGGAGGTGGAATTTCGGATGTGGAATGTCGGGGGTGGAATTTCGGAGGTGGAAATTTGGATGCGGGATTTTGGAGGTGGGAATTTCGGGTGTGGGAATTTCGGGGGTGGAATTTCGGATGCGGGAATTCAGAGGTGGAATTTTGGAGGTGAAAATTTGGATTGAGGAATTTCGGATTTGGAATTTCGGGTGTGGAATTTAGGAGGTGGAATTCTGGAGGTGGAACTTTTTGGAGGTGGAAATTTGGAtgcgggattttgggggtggaaTTCCGGGTGTGGAATTTCAGCTGTGGAATTCTGGCTGTGGAGTTTCGGGGGTGGAATTTCGGGTCTGGAATTTCGGCTGTGGAATTCCGGCTGTGGAATTCCGGCTGTGGAATTTCGGGTCTGGAATTTCGGGTCTGGAATTTCGGGTGTGGAATTCCGGCTGTGGAATTTCGGGTCTGGAATTCCGGGTCTGGAATTTCGGGTGTGGAATTCCGGCTGTGGAATTCTGGCTGCGGAATTCCGGGTGCGGAATTCCGGGTCTGGAATTTCTGGTCTGGAATTTCAGCTGTGGAATTTTGGGTCTGGAATTTCAGCTGTGGAATTTCGGGTCTGGAATTCCGGCTGTGGAATTCTGGCTGTGGAATTCAGGGTCTGGAATTTTGGGTCTGGAATTTCAGCTGTGGAATTTTGGGTCTGGAATTTCAGCTGTGGAATTCTGGCTGTGGAATTCTGGGTGTGGAATTTCGGGTGTGGAATTTCGGGTCTGGAATTCTGGCTGTGGAATTCCGGGTGCGGAATTCCGGGTGCGGAATACCGGGTCTGGAATTTCGGCTGTGGAATTCCGGCTCTGGAATTTCGGCTGTGGAATTCCGGCTCTGGAATTTCGGGCTCTCTCCAACCCCCCCTCcggagatttttggggttcccttcCCCTGCCGAATCCCCCCCTTCCCGGGACTGCCCAAATTCGGGTTCTGCCGTTTTCCCGGTAAATcctgaggattttgggggtgtttattttggggagggggggctcggggtgtttttggggtgccccctCAGACCCCCTGCTCGGCTCTGGGGTGCAGCAGCCACcgctcctgggggtccccatcccccgggggggtctcggggggcgCCCCCCCCTCGGAGCTGCTCTTGCGGCGGAGCCGGGACGGGCGGTGGGAGCCGGGGGGGAGCCGTGGGGAGGGGTCCAGGGGGTCCCCGATTTCCCCGAGGGGGTCCCCGATTTCCTCCAGGGGTTGGAATTGCATCTCCTCCTTGGCCAGGCTgcgggggaggggaggggtcaccccaaaatccaccccggAGACCCCCCAggatcaccccaaaatcaactCGGGGGGGCTCggaaggtttgggggtccctgggtgggagtttgggggtccctgggtggagtttgggggtccctggagggggtttgggggtcccagggtggggatttgggggtctctgggtgggagtttgggggtcccagggtggagtttgggggtccctgggtggagtttggggggtcccagtgtgggagtttgggggtcccaggttgggggtcccagggtgggagtttgggggtcccagggtggagtttgggggtccctggaggggatttgggggtcccaaggtggggatttgggggtctcagggtgggagtttgggggtcccagggtgggggtcccagggtgggggtcccggggtttttgggggtcccgggtttttgggggtctcagggtggggtcccggggtttttggggggggtcccggggtttttgggggggggtcccggggatttttgggggtcccggggtttttgggggtcccggggatttttgggggggggtcccgggatttttgggggtctctcaCGTGACGTCGAAGGCGGAGCCGCGGAAGGCGGGGTGccggggggggtttgggggtcccagggtgggggtcccggggtttttggggggggtcccggggattttggggggtctctcaCGTGACGTCGAAGGCGGAGCCGCGGAAGGCGGGGTGccggggggggtttgggggtctcggggggggtcccggggtttttggggataccggggtttttgggggtcccggggtttttggggggggtcccggggtttttgggggtcccggggattttggggggggtcccgggattttgggggtctcaggatgggggtcccggggttttgggggtcccgggtttttgggggtcccagggtgggggtcccgggtttatgggggtctcagggtgggggtcccggggtttttgggggtcccggggtttttggggggtcccgggtttttgggggggggtcccggggtttttgggggtcccggggattttaggggggtcTCTCACGTGACGTCGAAGGCGGAGCTGCGGAAGGCGGGGTGccggggggggtttgggggtcccgggtttatgggggtgccgggggggggtttgggggtcccaaggtgggggtcccggggtttttgggggggggtcccggggttttgggggtcccggggtttttggggggggtcccgggattttggggggggtcccggggattttggggggtctctcaCGTGACGTCGAAGGCGGAGCCGCGGAAGGCGGGGTGCCGGGggggcgcggccgctgccgtgtagggggcgcggggggcgggggTCCCCCAGTAACGATCCCGCTCCAGCTCCGGAACCTCCCCGTAGAGCTCGTCCACAGCCAGCATcgacacctggggggacaggtgagcacacctggggacagctggggacacacctggggacacctggggacacctggggacacctgagcacacctggggacacctggggacacctggggacacctggggacacacctgagcacacctggggacacctgagcacacctggggacacctggggacacacctgagcacacctggggacacctgagcacacctggggacacctggggacacctgagcacacctgggga
It contains:
- the LOC131574163 gene encoding mitochondrial import inner membrane translocase subunit Tim29-like, whose protein sequence is MAAAAAAAAAGGASRGLWGRLGDTRLGRWFRALLQDYSSSLREAAAGARRRPLLSAATLGLLGLGAGLATSVPDRESLESAAVAAATALGKLPETSRSPRAERHVLRLLKLRERGRLRVLNLGVVAVAGADPHGRDPALYSARCPHLRPRLWQLGAPLDLGFLGRWWLLEEALRDSDINEEEFGHLPERLRRLEPRELRSERNERLHRERLRAVVLSEEEMRE
- the LOC131574166 gene encoding mitochondrial import inner membrane translocase subunit Tim29-like — protein: MLTGSLGSSGDPQGILWGSSGGWDPHRILRGSSGGPNPGLVAVAGADPHGRDPALYSARCPHLRPRLWQLGAPLDLGFLGRWWLLEEALRDSDINEEEFGHLPERLRRLEPRELRSERNERLHRERLRAVVLSEEEMRE